In Thermotomaculum hydrothermale, a single genomic region encodes these proteins:
- a CDS encoding dihydroorotate dehydrogenase yields MELSVDLGRNLKLKNPVLLASGTCGYGLEFENFYPLSKIGGICTKGLSYKPIEGNPTPRIVETSCGMINSIGLQNIGAKAFVEEKLPLLAKKDTKIIVNIFGYSLEEYIKVVEFLSEYQEIDGFEVNISCPNVKKGGIQFGTNPKLTKTLVSKLRKTTEKHLMIKLSPNVTDITEFAKVCEGEGADSISLINTLLGMAVNIETKKFSIKRKMGGFSGPAIKPVALRMVYQCVKAVKIPVIGIGGISNYKDALEFLLIGAKAIQIGTANFFNPSCGKEIVEGISNFLQNKGIENINQWIGSIEDE; encoded by the coding sequence ATAGAGTTAAGTGTTGATTTAGGCAGAAACCTGAAACTTAAAAACCCCGTTCTCCTTGCAAGCGGAACCTGCGGATACGGATTGGAGTTTGAAAACTTCTATCCACTCTCAAAAATAGGCGGGATATGCACAAAAGGCTTATCCTATAAACCTATTGAGGGAAACCCAACCCCAAGAATAGTTGAAACATCCTGCGGAATGATAAATTCAATAGGATTGCAAAATATAGGAGCAAAGGCATTTGTGGAAGAGAAACTACCCCTGCTTGCAAAAAAAGATACAAAAATAATAGTTAATATTTTCGGCTATTCGCTGGAAGAATACATAAAAGTTGTTGAATTTTTAAGTGAATACCAGGAAATAGACGGCTTTGAAGTAAACATATCCTGCCCAAATGTGAAAAAAGGGGGAATACAATTTGGTACAAACCCTAAATTAACAAAAACCCTTGTTTCAAAATTAAGAAAAACAACAGAAAAACATTTAATGATAAAACTCTCCCCAAATGTAACTGACATAACTGAATTTGCTAAGGTTTGTGAGGGAGAGGGAGCAGATTCAATCTCCCTTATTAACACTTTATTAGGAATGGCTGTCAACATTGAAACCAAAAAATTCTCTATAAAAAGAAAAATGGGAGGATTTTCAGGACCTGCAATAAAACCTGTAGCACTTAGAATGGTTTACCAATGTGTAAAAGCGGTAAAAATTCCTGTAATCGGGATAGGAGGGATTTCAAATTATAAAGATGCACTTGAATTTCTTTTAATTGGTGCAAAGGCGATTCAAATAGGCACAGCAAACTTTTTTAATCCATCTTGTGGCAAAGAGATTGTTGAAGGGATTTCAAATTTCCTACAAAACAAAGGAATTGAAAACATAAATCAATGGATAGGGAGTATTGAAGATGAATAA
- a CDS encoding L-threonylcarbamoyladenylate synthase gives MLIQINENHPQPYKIKKIVEILNNDGIIIYPTDTIYGIGCSIYSPKAIEKIRQIKGREKNKYFSILCYDLKHLSKYAKNVSNEAYKLMRKILPGPYTVILQASRELPKILHSKRKTVGLRIPDHNLSREIVKELGHPIITTSANRSGKEPLNDPILLEKEFSNEVDAVIEGDVLFSEPSTVIDLSEQPFKILRKGQDPYGIIELLEENV, from the coding sequence ATGTTAATACAAATTAACGAAAATCATCCACAACCTTACAAAATAAAAAAAATAGTTGAAATTTTAAACAATGATGGAATTATAATTTACCCTACTGATACAATTTACGGGATAGGGTGCTCTATTTATTCACCAAAGGCTATTGAAAAAATCAGGCAAATTAAAGGCAGAGAAAAAAACAAATATTTTTCAATACTTTGCTATGATTTAAAACATCTATCAAAATACGCAAAAAATGTTTCAAATGAGGCGTATAAATTAATGAGGAAGATATTACCAGGCCCATACACAGTTATCTTACAGGCTTCACGAGAATTGCCTAAAATTCTTCATTCAAAGAGAAAAACAGTGGGGCTTAGAATACCAGACCATAACCTATCAAGAGAGATTGTAAAAGAGTTGGGACACCCGATTATTACAACAAGTGCAAACAGAAGCGGAAAAGAGCCTTTAAATGACCCAATATTACTTGAAAAAGAATTTAGCAATGAGGTAGATGCAGTTATCGAAGGTGATGTTTTGTTCTCTGAACCCTCAACAGTTATAGATTTAAGTGAGCAACCTTTTAAAATATTAAGAAAAGGGCAAGACCCTTACGGAATAATTGAACTATTAGAAGAAAATGTTTAA
- the mtnA gene encoding S-methyl-5-thioribose-1-phosphate isomerase, which yields MNHIQFENGKLILLDQRKLPFSEEFIVCETAEDVARAIKDMIVRGAPAIGITAAYGFAMGIKEGLDVDDVYSLLLNTRPTAVNLKWALDRMKNFYKKAGNDYFKLLEEVRKIHLEDIEINRKIGENGADLFKSKVSILTHCNAGALATGDYGTALGVIRSLHKRGLIKKVLVDETRPYLQGARLTAYEMVKEGIPHFVITDNTSGLLMSRGEVDAVIVGADRIAKNGDTANKIGTFMLAVLANYFNIPFYIAAPVSTFDFSIESGNEIVIEERGRDEVALINGKSIIPEKSPVLHFGFDITPNELITGFITEKGVVKPPFDLLQKA from the coding sequence ATGAATCACATTCAGTTTGAAAATGGGAAATTAATACTTCTTGACCAGAGAAAATTGCCTTTTTCAGAGGAATTTATTGTATGTGAAACTGCTGAAGATGTTGCAAGGGCTATAAAGGATATGATTGTAAGGGGAGCCCCTGCAATTGGTATTACCGCTGCTTATGGCTTTGCTATGGGCATTAAGGAAGGCCTTGATGTTGATGATGTTTATTCCCTTCTTTTAAACACAAGGCCTACCGCAGTAAACCTTAAATGGGCGCTTGATAGAATGAAAAATTTTTATAAAAAAGCAGGAAACGATTATTTTAAATTGCTTGAAGAAGTAAGAAAAATTCACCTTGAAGATATTGAAATAAACAGGAAAATCGGTGAGAATGGGGCAGATTTGTTTAAGAGTAAAGTTTCAATATTGACTCACTGCAATGCCGGAGCACTTGCAACAGGGGATTATGGCACAGCATTAGGGGTTATTAGAAGCTTGCACAAAAGGGGGCTTATAAAAAAAGTTCTTGTTGATGAAACAAGGCCTTACCTTCAGGGTGCAAGGCTTACCGCATACGAAATGGTGAAAGAGGGCATCCCTCACTTTGTAATTACAGACAATACCTCAGGGCTTTTAATGTCAAGAGGAGAGGTTGACGCAGTTATTGTTGGGGCAGACAGAATTGCCAAAAACGGTGACACAGCAAACAAAATTGGCACTTTTATGCTTGCGGTACTTGCCAATTACTTTAATATCCCCTTTTACATTGCAGCACCTGTTTCAACATTTGATTTTTCAATTGAAAGCGGTAATGAAATTGTAATTGAGGAAAGGGGCAGGGATGAGGTTGCACTTATTAATGGTAAATCAATTATTCCTGAAAAATCCCCTGTTTTGCACTTTGGCTTTGACATTACCCCCAATGAATTAATTACAGGTTTTATAACTGAAAAGGGAGTGGTTAAGCCACCATTTGATTTACTTCAAAAAGCCTAA
- a CDS encoding methylmalonyl-CoA mutase family protein: MVKKQKANKVKARFVTAASLYDGHDVSINIMRRILQAKGAEVVHLGHNRSVDEIVDTAIEEDVHAIAVSSYQGGHMEYFKYARDRFNEEGMDYVRIFGGGGGVIVPEEIKELEEYGITKIFSPEDGKKMGLEGMIEYMLEKCNFSLTEEYKDLNKFKKLLEKVKEGDKKAIARAISVVEEAVLDGEVEKYDSLIKEMLDRKIPVLGVTGTGGAGKSSLLDETIRRFLDREPDKRIAVISIDPTKRKSGGALLGDRIRMNSLPHPRAYMRSLATRGSNKSTSEAVSHAVDLLKLAGFDLVIVETSGIGQSDTEVVDVSDVHVYVMTSDYGAATQLEKIDMIDFADAIVLNKFDRRGSEDALRDIRKQYRRAHLLWDAKDEELPVFPTVASKFNDKGVNTFFNHLMNILNEKTGSSFKVEKPLKFEYPEKNYIIPPERIRYLSEISDEIAKYDSMVEEQSNYASRLYGLIKTKETLTNPSYFDTSGSIKNFNVKDGKSEVELGRYKADKKVLEEIDRAIDALKRRINPEYLKELEEWEDFKNLYRQEKLVTKVRDKEIVNELFTESLSGTKIPKISLPKYKDWGDILKWKLRENVPGMFPFTAGVFPFKRKGEDPTRMFAGEGTPERTNKRFHYLSQGQPAARLSTAFDSVTLYGYDPDTRPDIYGKIGNSGVSIATIDDMKKLYCGFDLCDPKTSVSMTINGPAPMMLAMFFNTAIDQQVEKYLRDTGKIKEAEKIKERYFKERGVRPPEYRGKDNPQGDRAFGLFTLGIPGYELVDRETYEKIKDCTLNVVRGTVQADILKEDQAQNTCIFSTEFALKMMGDIQEYFIEKNVRNYYSVSISGYHIAEAGANPITQLAFTLANGFTYVEYYLSRGMDINDFARNFSFFFSNGLDPEYSVIGRVARRIWAIAMKYKYGANERSQKLKYHIQTSGRSLHAQEIDFNDIRTTLQALIAIYDNCNSLHTNAYDEAITTPTEESVRRALAIQLIINKEFGMTKNENPLQGSFIIEELTDLVQEAVLMEFRRISERGGVLGAMETMYQRGKIQEESMYYEYMKHTGKLPIIGVNTFERPPHLKGLEKQPLELIRSTEEEKKQQIENLKLFHERNKKEAPEYLKRIRQAAINNENTFKVLMDAVNYCSLGQITQELFSVGGQYRRNM, translated from the coding sequence ATGGTTAAAAAACAAAAAGCAAATAAGGTTAAGGCAAGGTTTGTAACTGCTGCTAGCCTTTATGATGGGCATGATGTGTCCATAAATATTATGAGAAGAATTCTTCAGGCAAAGGGGGCAGAGGTTGTTCATTTAGGCCATAATAGAAGTGTTGATGAGATTGTTGATACTGCAATAGAAGAGGATGTCCACGCAATTGCTGTTTCATCTTATCAGGGTGGCCATATGGAGTATTTCAAATATGCGAGGGACAGATTCAACGAAGAGGGAATGGATTATGTGAGAATATTCGGTGGTGGAGGCGGTGTAATTGTCCCTGAAGAGATTAAAGAATTGGAAGAATACGGCATAACCAAGATTTTTTCCCCTGAAGATGGCAAAAAGATGGGGCTTGAGGGGATGATTGAGTATATGCTTGAAAAGTGTAATTTTTCTTTAACAGAAGAGTATAAGGATTTGAATAAATTTAAGAAATTGCTGGAAAAGGTTAAAGAAGGGGATAAAAAAGCAATAGCAAGGGCAATTTCTGTTGTTGAGGAAGCAGTTTTAGATGGAGAGGTAGAGAAGTATGATTCATTAATAAAGGAAATGCTTGATAGAAAAATCCCTGTTTTAGGTGTTACAGGCACAGGCGGTGCGGGAAAATCATCTCTTTTAGACGAGACAATTAGAAGGTTTTTAGACAGAGAGCCTGATAAAAGGATTGCTGTTATTTCAATAGACCCAACAAAGAGAAAGAGTGGGGGGGCGCTATTAGGGGATAGAATTAGAATGAACTCACTTCCTCACCCAAGGGCTTATATGCGATCTCTTGCAACAAGGGGAAGCAATAAGTCAACATCTGAGGCTGTTTCTCATGCAGTTGACTTGCTGAAACTTGCCGGCTTTGATTTGGTTATTGTGGAAACTTCTGGCATAGGGCAGAGTGATACTGAGGTTGTTGATGTATCTGATGTTCATGTTTATGTAATGACATCAGATTACGGTGCTGCAACCCAGCTTGAAAAGATAGATATGATTGACTTTGCAGATGCAATTGTTTTAAACAAGTTTGACAGAAGGGGAAGTGAAGATGCTTTAAGAGACATTAGAAAGCAGTATAGAAGGGCACATCTGCTGTGGGATGCAAAGGATGAGGAATTGCCTGTTTTTCCGACAGTTGCAAGCAAGTTTAACGATAAAGGGGTTAATACATTCTTTAACCATTTAATGAATATTCTAAATGAGAAAACAGGTTCAAGTTTTAAGGTTGAAAAGCCGTTAAAGTTTGAATACCCTGAAAAAAATTACATAATTCCACCAGAAAGGATAAGGTATTTAAGCGAGATTTCCGACGAAATTGCAAAGTATGACAGTATGGTTGAAGAGCAGAGCAACTATGCTTCAAGGCTTTATGGTTTGATTAAAACAAAGGAAACATTAACCAATCCTTCATATTTTGACACTTCAGGAAGCATAAAAAACTTTAATGTAAAAGACGGTAAGAGTGAGGTTGAATTAGGAAGGTATAAGGCAGATAAAAAGGTTTTAGAGGAAATTGATAGGGCAATTGATGCATTAAAGAGAAGGATTAATCCAGAGTATTTAAAAGAATTAGAAGAGTGGGAAGACTTTAAAAACCTTTATAGGCAGGAAAAGCTTGTAACCAAGGTAAGGGATAAGGAAATTGTAAACGAACTTTTTACAGAATCTTTATCGGGAACTAAAATTCCTAAAATATCCCTTCCAAAATATAAAGACTGGGGAGATATTTTAAAGTGGAAGTTAAGGGAGAATGTCCCGGGAATGTTCCCTTTTACTGCAGGTGTTTTTCCTTTTAAGAGAAAAGGGGAAGACCCAACAAGGATGTTTGCTGGTGAGGGAACTCCTGAAAGAACAAACAAAAGGTTTCACTATCTCTCACAGGGGCAGCCTGCTGCAAGGCTTTCAACTGCCTTTGACTCTGTAACCCTATACGGCTATGACCCTGACACAAGGCCTGATATTTATGGAAAAATTGGAAATTCAGGCGTTTCAATTGCAACAATCGACGATATGAAAAAACTATACTGCGGATTTGACTTGTGTGACCCTAAAACATCTGTCTCTATGACAATAAATGGCCCGGCACCTATGATGCTTGCAATGTTTTTCAACACGGCAATTGACCAGCAGGTTGAAAAGTACTTAAGGGATACTGGAAAGATAAAGGAAGCAGAGAAAATTAAAGAGAGGTATTTTAAAGAAAGGGGAGTAAGGCCACCTGAATACAGAGGGAAGGATAACCCGCAGGGAGACAGGGCATTTGGTTTATTTACCCTTGGAATTCCGGGATACGAACTTGTTGATAGAGAAACTTACGAAAAGATTAAGGATTGCACTTTAAATGTGGTAAGGGGAACGGTGCAGGCTGATATTTTAAAGGAAGACCAGGCTCAAAATACATGTATTTTCTCAACAGAATTTGCATTGAAGATGATGGGGGATATTCAGGAGTATTTTATTGAGAAAAATGTTAGAAATTACTATTCTGTTTCAATCTCCGGCTATCACATTGCTGAGGCAGGTGCAAACCCAATTACCCAGCTTGCTTTCACCCTTGCAAATGGATTTACCTATGTTGAGTACTATCTATCAAGGGGAATGGATATAAACGACTTTGCAAGAAACTTCTCATTCTTTTTCTCAAATGGATTAGACCCTGAATACTCTGTTATTGGAAGGGTTGCAAGAAGGATATGGGCTATTGCAATGAAGTACAAATACGGTGCAAATGAAAGAAGCCAGAAGTTAAAGTACCATATTCAAACATCTGGAAGGTCTTTGCACGCCCAGGAGATTGATTTTAACGATATTAGAACAACATTGCAGGCATTAATTGCAATTTACGATAACTGTAATTCACTTCACACTAATGCCTATGATGAAGCAATCACCACACCAACTGAAGAGTCTGTAAGAAGGGCTCTTGCAATTCAGTTAATAATCAACAAAGAGTTTGGAATGACTAAAAATGAAAACCCGTTGCAGGGCTCATTTATAATTGAAGAGTTAACAGATTTGGTGCAGGAAGCGGTTTTAATGGAGTTTAGAAGGATTTCTGAGAGAGGTGGTGTGTTAGGTGCTATGGAGACAATGTACCAGAGGGGCAAGATTCAGGAAGAGTCAATGTACTATGAATACATGAAGCATACTGGAAAATTACCAATTATAGGCGTAAATACCTTTGAAAGGCCTCCACATTTAAAAGGGTTGGAAAAACAACCTCTTGAGTTAATAAGGTCAACAGAAGAGGAGAAAAAACAGCAGATTGAAAATCTTAAATTGTTTCACGAGAGAAACAAAAAGGAAGCACCTGAATACTTAAAAAGAATAAGACAAGCAGCAATAAACAATGAGAATACCTTTAAGGTACTAATGGATGCTGTTAACTATTGCTCATTAGGTCAGATTACCCAGGAATTGTTTAGTGTAGGTGGACAGTACAGGAGAAATATGTAA
- the pyrF gene encoding orotidine-5'-phosphate decarboxylase, which produces MNKMERVIVALDVDSREKALSIVKQCAPDISYFKIGKQLFTAEGPQLVKDIKSLGVKVFLDLKFHDIPNTVANAVIESAKLGVDMVNIHLSGGSEMVRKTAEKLNDFFEKNGTKPLLIGVTILTSLDDNALKEIGYAYNTKEMVKRLALLGKENGANGVVCSPLEIEIVKEVCGKDFITVTPGIRPEFALNKDDQKRVMTPKMAFEKGTDYIVIGRPITKAASIKEAVKKLANELK; this is translated from the coding sequence ATGAATAAAATGGAAAGAGTTATTGTTGCACTTGATGTTGATTCAAGGGAAAAGGCTTTAAGTATTGTAAAACAATGTGCACCTGATATCTCATACTTTAAAATAGGAAAACAACTATTTACAGCAGAGGGGCCACAACTTGTAAAAGACATAAAATCACTTGGGGTAAAGGTATTCCTTGATTTAAAATTTCACGATATTCCAAACACTGTTGCAAATGCTGTAATTGAGAGTGCTAAATTAGGTGTGGATATGGTAAATATACATCTAAGCGGCGGCTCTGAAATGGTAAGAAAAACCGCTGAAAAATTAAATGATTTCTTTGAAAAAAACGGAACAAAACCACTGCTAATAGGGGTTACAATCCTTACATCTCTTGACGATAATGCTTTAAAAGAAATTGGATATGCTTACAACACAAAAGAAATGGTAAAAAGGCTTGCACTTTTAGGAAAAGAAAATGGAGCTAACGGAGTGGTTTGCTCACCCCTTGAAATTGAAATAGTGAAAGAAGTATGCGGGAAAGACTTTATAACTGTTACACCTGGAATAAGGCCTGAATTTGCATTAAACAAAGACGACCAGAAAAGGGTTATGACTCCTAAAATGGCATTTGAGAAAGGAACGGATTATATTGTAATAGGCAGGCCTATTACAAAGGCAGCATCAATAAAAGAGGCGGTGAAAAAACTTGCAAACGAACTCAAATGA
- a CDS encoding YjiH family protein, which yields MRENVKNTLKFLILSAIGIFVFFIPITINGKKTIPLDHIITFLKINYPIFSKNIVFIILIAGSLYPFLNKTWKNNKTEIILSFLKLLGLIFAAMIYFNKGIKIVLEPTIGQFLFNKLVIPVGLIVPVGAIFLSFLIDYGLLDFVGVLMKPVMKTIFKTPGRSAIDAVASFVGSYSIGLLITDRVYRKGIYSTREAVIIATGFSTVSATFMIIVCKTLGIMNYWNLYFWTTLIITFAVTTITARLIPIKNFSNEKKFEESKEKVNLKIAFERGIEGAEKSGKFLENIKQNFIDGLKMASSILPSIMSIGLIGLVIAKYTSFFDIAGYVFFPFAKILGAGEPLLISKASALSISEMFLPVLIAVKGSIEAKFIIAILSVSEILFFSASIPCILATTIPLKIKDILIIWFERVVISLILAIPITKLFIILGFLK from the coding sequence ATGAGGGAAAATGTAAAAAATACATTAAAGTTTTTAATATTGTCAGCAATTGGAATATTTGTCTTTTTTATCCCAATAACAATTAACGGGAAAAAAACAATCCCTTTGGACCACATAATTACATTTTTAAAAATAAATTATCCAATTTTTTCAAAAAATATTGTTTTCATTATTTTAATTGCTGGAAGCCTGTATCCCTTTTTAAATAAAACCTGGAAAAATAACAAAACAGAGATTATTCTCTCTTTTCTAAAATTATTAGGTCTAATTTTTGCTGCAATGATTTATTTCAACAAAGGAATAAAAATTGTGCTTGAACCTACAATCGGGCAATTTTTGTTTAACAAATTGGTTATCCCCGTCGGTTTAATTGTCCCTGTTGGTGCTATATTTCTCTCATTTTTAATTGATTACGGCCTTCTTGATTTTGTTGGAGTTTTAATGAAGCCTGTAATGAAAACAATCTTCAAAACACCGGGAAGAAGCGCAATTGACGCAGTTGCATCTTTTGTTGGGAGTTATTCAATAGGGCTTTTAATTACAGACAGGGTTTATAGAAAAGGCATTTACTCAACAAGGGAAGCTGTAATAATTGCCACAGGCTTTTCAACCGTGTCTGCAACCTTCATGATTATAGTTTGCAAGACACTTGGAATAATGAATTACTGGAACCTATACTTCTGGACAACACTAATAATTACATTCGCAGTTACAACAATTACAGCAAGACTAATTCCAATAAAAAACTTCTCTAATGAGAAAAAATTTGAAGAAAGTAAAGAAAAAGTAAATCTAAAAATAGCGTTTGAAAGGGGAATTGAGGGGGCTGAAAAATCAGGGAAATTTTTAGAAAACATTAAACAAAACTTTATTGACGGATTAAAAATGGCATCTTCTATTCTTCCTTCAATTATGTCTATAGGCTTAATAGGGCTTGTAATAGCAAAGTATACAAGCTTCTTTGATATTGCAGGCTATGTATTCTTTCCATTTGCAAAGATTTTAGGTGCAGGTGAGCCTCTTTTAATATCCAAAGCGTCTGCCCTTTCAATAAGCGAGATGTTTTTGCCTGTTTTAATTGCAGTTAAAGGGAGTATTGAGGCAAAGTTTATAATAGCAATCCTCTCTGTGTCAGAAATACTTTTCTTTTCAGCATCAATTCCCTGCATACTTGCAACAACTATTCCTTTAAAAATCAAAGATATTTTAATTATCTGGTTTGAAAGGGTTGTTATTTCATTGATTCTTGCAATACCAATAACAAAACTCTTTATAATTTTAGGCTTTTTGAAGTAA
- a CDS encoding dihydroorotate dehydrogenase electron transfer subunit gives MKQGKLFLKNKKTYFDYAILTFLTEVEDFLNVKPGNFFMLQANTLLKKPISVMDCNKRDKMLKFLVKKIGKGTEFLYNLNPGETIDAIGPSGNSFPIDETGEYILVGGGSGIPPLYFLSKQIEKSRHTVVYGGRTKKDIVPIFGKSAPTIITTENGELGIKGTVIDGIKKVIEKNNFKKPIILSCGPEGMVKAIKKNFPDIPHYTSLERYMACGFGVCLGCVVETNEGYKRVCVDGPVFNINELKELK, from the coding sequence ATGAAGCAGGGGAAACTATTTTTAAAAAATAAGAAGACATACTTTGATTATGCAATTCTTACCTTTTTAACTGAAGTTGAAGACTTTCTTAATGTAAAACCGGGAAATTTCTTTATGCTTCAGGCAAATACATTATTAAAAAAACCGATAAGTGTAATGGATTGCAATAAAAGAGACAAAATGCTTAAATTTCTTGTAAAGAAGATAGGTAAAGGGACGGAATTCCTTTACAACCTTAATCCAGGGGAAACAATAGATGCCATAGGCCCTTCCGGAAATTCATTTCCTATAGATGAGACAGGAGAATACATCCTCGTTGGCGGGGGAAGCGGAATACCACCATTATACTTTCTCTCAAAACAGATAGAAAAAAGCAGGCATACAGTTGTTTACGGGGGAAGAACAAAAAAAGACATTGTACCTATTTTTGGAAAATCAGCACCAACAATAATTACAACAGAAAACGGGGAATTAGGAATTAAAGGAACTGTAATTGATGGAATAAAAAAGGTAATTGAAAAAAACAATTTTAAAAAACCAATAATACTTTCATGTGGACCTGAAGGAATGGTTAAGGCTATAAAGAAAAATTTTCCAGATATACCCCATTATACCTCTCTTGAAAGGTATATGGCTTGCGGCTTTGGAGTTTGTTTAGGTTGCGTCGTTGAAACCAATGAGGGATACAAAAGAGTTTGTGTTGACGGCCCTGTTTTCAACATTAATGAGTTAAAGGAATTAAAATGA